Below is a window of Agathobacter rectalis ATCC 33656 DNA.
TTCCAATCCTTGTGGCTGCGCGGACTATACAAAGCACCTTTTTTACGCTAAGTATATTTATTGCCTGACAATTTTTATTATTGTCCTGTGGGTTGCAATAATAACAGTTCAGATTACAGCTATCTATCACCGATATGCGCATGTAGTCAATCTCTCTGCCAAATCTATCGCGCATATTAAAAGCCCTTCCCGAAACCGCAGTTAGGAAACGTACAGACATCACAATTCAGGCAGAGTCCGCCTTCTCCAAGTCCGGCAAGCTCATCTGCCAAAATCATATCACACGCCATAAGCCTCGGCAATACAATATCAAATATCGTACGCTTGTTGTACATGGCGCAGCCGGGCAGTCCACATATCGGCACCAGCCTGTCACCTGCATCATAGTACGACAGCAAAAACATGGCTCCCGGCAGCACCGGTGAACCGTACGACACGATCCTCGCGCCTGTATTTTTTATGGCAAGCGGTGTTTTATCATCAGGATCCACACTCATTCCGCCTGTGCAGAATACAATCTCCGCTCCTGCCTCTATTGCACGTAAGCAGCCGTCTGTTATTTTTTGGTCATCATCATCAAACACCTCATGAAACATCATCTGTGCACCAAACTCTGCTATTTTTTTCTCGATGACAGGGGTAAACGCATCCTGTATCCTGCCGTGGAACACTTCATTTCCGGTTGTGATTATTGCTGCTTTTCTGACCACAAACGGCTTTATATCAAGAATCGGTCCGTCATCGCATATGTGCGAAGCCGCCTCCAGCTTATCCTTTTTTATGACAAGCGGTATGATTCTTGTTCCGGCAAGCTTATCCCCCTTTTTCACAGTGGTATTGCCGTGCCTTGTTGCTATCATCATTTCACCAAAGGAGTTGACCTTTTTCAGCTTTTCGCTGTCCACCTTAAGCAGTCCGTCACAGTCAGCAATCACCTCTATCTTGCCTTCCTTTACAGGGGATGGATGCATTTTACTTGCGGTGCCACCAAAAGCGCCGGATTCTGCGGCTTCACAATGACGTTCGCCGTCGGTCTCATTGCTATTTGTGCCACATGCGCTCATACGATAAAGCACCTCTGCTGCCTCATTTTCGTGCATCATGGTCTCATCATTTTCCCATATATATATGGTGTCTTTTCCAACGCTAAGCAGCACCGGTATATCCTCTTTTGTTATAATATGTCCCTTGCGAAAAACCGCATCCTTTTTCACACCGGGGATAATCTGTGTGATATCGTGGCAGAGCACCTGTCCGACTGCCTCCGTTGTCTTCATAAGCTTCATATAATCCCACACTCCAAATATTATTTTTGTAAATAGTTACTGTCCTAAACCATACCCCGTGCATTTCCGTCACCGGCCGCACTCACTGTCATACTGCAATAAAATATCAAGTCCATGCTCTATATTTCCCATCAGAAAATCCATGCTCTCCGACACTGCCTT
It encodes the following:
- a CDS encoding molybdopterin-binding protein, with protein sequence MKLMKTTEAVGQVLCHDITQIIPGVKKDAVFRKGHIITKEDIPVLLSVGKDTIYIWENDETMMHENEAAEVLYRMSACGTNSNETDGERHCEAAESGAFGGTASKMHPSPVKEGKIEVIADCDGLLKVDSEKLKKVNSFGEMMIATRHGNTTVKKGDKLAGTRIIPLVIKKDKLEAASHICDDGPILDIKPFVVRKAAIITTGNEVFHGRIQDAFTPVIEKKIAEFGAQMMFHEVFDDDDQKITDGCLRAIEAGAEIVFCTGGMSVDPDDKTPLAIKNTGARIVSYGSPVLPGAMFLLSYYDAGDRLVPICGLPGCAMYNKRTIFDIVLPRLMACDMILADELAGLGEGGLCLNCDVCTFPNCGFGKGF